The window ACATCATCGAAAGGTGGTGGAGTCTTACAATGGGAGTTGGTAGTGTTGATAGTTTATGGTGTTGTTACCTTTGTTTTACTACTACGTTTTTTGTGGCAGTTGTTTTCTATTATATTGCTAAAGAACAATAGTCAAACTGCGTATATACATGGTACAGAGGTTTATCTGTTAACCGATGACGAAGGTCCTTTCTCTTTCTTTAATTGGATATTTATCAATCCAGAGAGGCACAAGAGCGATGAGATAGAGGAGATTATGATGCATGAATTAACACATTGCCAGCAACTTCATTCAATAGACATAATCTTTGCAGAACTATTTTGTGTAGTCTTTTGGTTTAATCCTTTCGTCTGGTTGCTCAAGCGTGAAGTGCGATTAAATCTTGAGTATCTTGCTGATAATAGCGTACTTGCTAATGGTAAGGATAATAAAGAGTATCAGTATCATTTGCTTGGACTAACATATAGGAAGAATGTAGCTACAATAACAAATAATTTTAATGTTTTACCTATTAAAAAACGAATCAAAATGATGAACAAAAAAGAAACAAAAGGAATCCTTAAAGCAAAGTATATGCTTTATATTCCATTGGTAGCAATGCTATTAGCGGTAAGTAATATCGAAACTATTGCACGTAATGTAGCAAAGGTTACGGCAAGTGTTGAGATACAGCAGAAACCAAAGAAAGCGCCTAATCAAGTATATACAGTTGCAGAAGTCATGCCTACATTTAAAGGTAATTTAAATAAATGGCTATCAGAGAATCTTCGTTATCCGAAAGATGCAGTAAGTAGAAAAGAGCAAGGACGTGTTATGGTACGTTTTATCGTAACAGACAAGGGTGAGGTTATTCAGCCAGAGATTGTTCGTTCTGTTAGTCCTTCTCTTGATAAGGAAGCCCTTCGTGTTGTGTCAAAGATGCCAGCGTGGACCCCCGGTAGAAATGGTAATAAGAATGTTGCTACAAAGTATATGTTACCTATTATTTTCTCCTTAGGTTCGAAGTAGAATGTATATAGGTGTAAAGTATAGTATTCTTTGATGGTTTATATTGCTGGGATGCACAATATTTTGTGTGTTCCAGTTTTTTTCTGGTTCTTTACTTAAATGTGTGGATGGTTACCCATGCTTGCTTCTAACAATAAGTTTGTTCCACATCGACAATAGATTGCATGGTATTTAGTACTTCGCACCATTGGTGTTTACCATCAGCACCACATGTGCGGGGCATCAGCACGCTATGTGCGGAGCACCAGTACGACTGCTAAAGCTTGTAAGTTACGTGCTATTATGTTCATTATAATGAATATAGAATGATGCTAATTGCTAACCATTAGAAAAGCTGTTCAATCGACAGAACAATTTCTTTGTTAATATAGAATAATAGGAACAATATTGTTTTATGCATAATAGTTGTATAATATTATGTAAGATGCATCTTATTAGGGTACTCAAAAGACGAAAATAGTTTACTTCTATATGGAATGAATATTTATTGTATTTTATATAAAAAGTTAAGGATGAGCGCGATAAAAAGGCAATATTTTTACTAAAATATAACAAAAATAGGATAATTTTTGGCTATTCTAACGGAAATGTATATCTTTGCATCAGAATGTCGGAGATGACATTAGAACTAACTATGTAAACGTTATCTTAATCTACAAGCAGCTGAGAGAATTCTCAGTGACATGTAAATGTCAAAGTACAGTAAATGATGAGCCCCTTGTTTGATAAGCAATTATCAAACAAGGGGCTCAGTTCTTTTGATGTTTTGTTAGTTGACTGGTGTTAGTTCACCAGTACGTGAGTCAATGATAAAGCCACGTACTGCAACGTCTTTGGGTACGAGTGGATGCTGTTGAACAGCCTTGACCGTACGGCGTACACTTGCCTCTGTGTCATGAAATCCGTCCAAATATTCGTTTAGATTAACCTGCTGTCCAGCTTCTTTGATAGCTTCTTCTGTGATTCCACGCTCACGCATCAAATGAAGAAAATGATCTGCATTCATGTCGCAAGCACCACAACCAGAGTGATGAATAATCATAATCTCTTGACAACCTAATTCATAGATAGCCACAAGAAGGGAACGCATCACAGAGTCGTAGGGGGTAAGAATGGTTCCGCCAGCAACCTTAATAATCTTTGCATCACCATTTCTCAAGCCGAGAGCATTAGGTAGAAGCTTTGTCAGACGGGTATCCATGCAGCTGACAATAGCTAACTTCATGTCTGGTTGACCTGATGTAATAAAAGGTTCGTAGCCTTGTACAGCCACGAACCTTTTGTTATAAGAAAGTATCTGATCTATCATAATTGAATCATTATTTTACTACTTTTCCACGATAATATGTGTCAAATGCATCTTCTGCATATCCATCTTTGAGTACTTTGAAGCTGGAACTTCTGGCGTCATTAATCTTTCTACCCATATAATATACTTCGAAGGTGTCTTTACCATATCCCCAGCCTAAGTCCTTAAAGCTACTTGCACGGTCGCTAATCTTTCTACCATTGTAAAGAACTGCATTAGAAGTAACGACGTAACCTTCATTATAATAAGGGTCGTACTCATCACGAGGATTAACTGGATAGTCATCAGAATAATCGCCTGGATAGCCACCTTGATAAACACTTCCTGGTACCTTAAGACGGAAGGTCATTGGGTCAACGAATGGAAGAATCTGTCCTTCAAAATAAACGTTATATCTATCTTTTGCATAACCATACCCAAGATCTACGAAGGTACGTATGTCTATTCCCATAACTGGTTGACGACCATAGAATACACCTTTCTTATTGAAAGAGTAAGGACGTACTTGACGTGAAGACTGTGCTGAAACATTGAGTGCAAAGGCTGCCAAAAGGACTACGCAACTTAGGCGAAGCTGGCGATAAAAGTTCTTCTTTTCCATAATCATCGATTTTATTTGTTATTATCTTAATTGTTATGTCGCAAAGATAATAGGAATAAATTACTTACCTTGTGGAATTACCCTAAAAGAGATTAGGGGAATACCTTTTTGTCAGTCGGGACTTCCGATATGAAGAACTGTACCTTGAAATGTGTAGAATCTTCCATGCATATCGTTGAGTGAGCTATTTACTTCTTAATTATTGAGAAGTTCTTTGCGTAGAATAGGGTTGAGGCTGTTAAGCAAGTTCAGCCAACTCTAACCAGCGAAGTTCTAACTCGTCCAGTTCCTCCTTTAAGATTGGTAGACGTTTGCTCTTTTCTGTAAGTTCGTCTACAGATAGATTACCAGAGCAGAGTTCTTCTTCAAGTTGTTGTTTCTCGTCTTCTAATTGTGCAATCTTATCAGAAAGCTGTTCGTATTCCCGCTTCTCCTTGAAGGACATCTTACGCTTTGTGTTGTTACGATAATCCTTCTTCTGTTCGTTTGCTGTTGGGCTACTATTCTTTGTAGGTTTTTGCTGTTCTTCTTCCTTAGACTTCATCTTTTGGTAATCACGGAATTGCGTGTAGTTACCTGGGAAGTCTTGAATCTCTCCTTCACCTTTGAAAACTAAGAGATGGTCAACAACCTTATCCATAAAATATCGGTCGTGTGATACCACGATGACACAGCCGGGGAAGTCTTGAAGATATTCTTCAAGAATCTGTAAAGTCTGGATATCCAAATCGTTGGTAGGCTCATCGAGGACTAAGAAGTTCGGATTTTTCATCAAAACCGTACAGAGATAGAGCTTGCGTTTCTCTCCACCAGAGAGCTTATACACATAGTTGTGCTGTTGTTCTGGTGAGAAGAGGAAGTAGTTGAGGAACTGTGAAGCCGTCATGTGCTTCCCTCCTCCAAGGTCGATATAGTCTGCTATGTCTGTGATAATATCAATAACTTTTTGATCATCACGGAACTTTAAGCCTTCTTGTGAGAAATAACCAAAGCGAACAGTCTCACCAATATCAAACTTACCACTATCAGGTGCAACCTCTCCGAGTAACATCTTTACAAAGGTAGACTTACCAGTACCATTGTTACCAACAATACCCATCTTCTCAAAACGTGAGAAGTTATAGTAGAAGTCGTTCAGTATTATCTTGTCATCAAACCTCTTTGAGACATATTGACACTCAAAGATTTTACTTCCGATATACACACTTGACGACTTCAAGCGCACCTGTCGTTCTTCAATTCGCTGCTTAGCCTTTGCTTCCAATTCGTAGAAAGCTTCCTCGCGATAGCGTGCTTTGTGGCCACGAGCTTGTGGCATACGGCGCATCCACTCTAACTCCGTACGATAGAGGTTGTTTGCACGTGCAATCTCAGCGCGGGTATTGTCTATTCTCTCTTGACGTTTCTCTAAGTAATAAGAGTAATTGCCACGATAGGTATATATCGTGTTGTTGTCTAATTCTAAGATGGTATTACACACGTTATCAAGGAAATAACGGTCGTGTGTCACCATAAAGATAGTCTTGTTACCACGAGAAAGATAGCCTTCTAACCATTCAATCATCTCTAAATCAAGGTGGTTGGTAGGCTCGTCAAGTATGAGGAAGTCTGGTTCTAAGATAAGAACATTTGCCAAAGCAACACGCTTCTGCTGTCCACCACTCAGTTGTCCCATTGGCTGATCTAAGTCATAGAGCTTCAGCATGGTGAGGATTTGTTTCGCCTTTAGAAGTCTTTCAGGATTTCCTTCATGGTTGAAACAAGCATCCAATACGCTTTCTTCTGGGTCGAAATGAGGACTTTGCTCTAACATTCCCACTCGCAAGTTATTGCGATAGATGATAGAACCGCTGTCATAACCCTCTTTTCCAGTAAGAATAGAGAGTAGAGTAGACTTTCCCGTACCGTTTTGAGCAACGAGACCAACATGCTGTCCTTCTGCAATAGAGAAAGAGATGTCCTTAAAAAGAACCTGTGCACCGAAACTCTTTGTTAGATTTTGGACATCAAGATAGGGTATCTGCGCCATAAGTCCTATTCTAAAGTCTTATTGATTTCGTCTATATACTCCAGTACCTCATCTCTTCCAGTCTTGTTCTCAGCAGATGTGATGAAGTAAGGTGGGAGAACTTCCCATCTGTCTTGTAGCTTCTTCATCCAGAGAAGGGCGTTTGACTTAGCCTTTGCAGGTGATAGCTTGTCTGCTTTCGTAAAGATAATAGAGAAAGGAACATTGCTTTCACCTAACCAATCAACAAACTCACGGTCTATCTTCTGCTGTTCATGGCGGATATCAATCAGTACAAATACGTTCACGAGTTGTTTGCGTTGGAGGATATATTGGGCAATCATTTGCTCCAACTTATTTCTTACAGTCTTTGAACTTTTGGCATATCCATAGCCAGGAAGGTCTACTAAATACCACTCATTATTGATGATAAAATGATTGATAAGTAGCGTCTTACCTGGTTTTGATGAGGTTTTAGCCAAGCCCTTATGGTTACAAAGCATATTGATAAGGCTTGATTTTCCTACATTTGATCGTCCAATAAAAGCATATTCTGCCTTTGTATCTTCTGGACACTTTGACAATGAAGGCGAAGATATAGTGAATTCTGAATTTTTAATAATCATATTTTGAAGAGTAAGTGTTATAACAGCTTTTCCTGCAAAGTTACTAAAAAGTTAATAGCTATGAATGGTCAGTTGATAGTTTTTTCGTATTTTTGCAGAAAATATACTGCACTCGGCAAAGTTGAAGCAAGCTTCCTTTGCTCTCGTTTGCGTTATTTTTGCAGAAAATATGCTGCACTCGGCAAGGTGAGAGCAAGCTTTCTTAGCTATTGCTGATGTGTTTGTAGAAAACTAATGTGTAAATGAAACAAATCAACTGGGGATTTATTGGCTGTGGTGAGGTGACAGAAAAGAAGTCTGGACCTGCGTTCAACGAAGTAATGGGTTCGCATGTTGTCGCTGTGTTTAGCCGTAGCGAGTTAAAAGCACGTTCGTATGCTGAGCGTCAAGGTATTCGTAAATGGTACACAGATGCACAGGCTTTGGTGGATGATCCTGACGTAAATGCCATCTATATTGCTACACCTCCTTCTGCCCATGCAACCTTTGCTATCATGGCAATGCGTGCTGGAAAGCCTTGTTATATAGAGAAGCCTTTGGCGGCTTCTTACGAGGATTGCGTGCGTATTAATCGTGTATCAGAGCAGACGGGAGTACCATGTTTTGTCGCTTATTATCGTCGTTATCTCCCTTACTTCAAGAAGGTAAAAGAGATAGTTGATAGTGGTGAAATTGGTAAGATTCTTACTGTGCAAGTGCGTTTTGCCGTTCCTCCACGCGATTTGGATTACGAACAGAACGTACAACTACCATGGCGACTGCAATCACATATCTCAGGTGGCGGATATTTTTACGACCTTGCCCCTCACCAGCTTGACCTTCTACAGAATTTGTTTGGTGTTATTGTCAAGGCACATGGCTATACAGCTAACCGTGCAGGGCTTTACAACCTTGAAGACACAGTAAATGCAGTATTCCGTTTTGAGAATGGTTTGACAGGTAGTGGTGCTTGGTGCTTTGCTGCTCATGAGAGTGCACGTGAGGACCGTATAGAGATTTACGGCTCAAAAGGTAGACTATCCTTTTCTGTTTATACTTATGCACCAATCCATCTGTGTACCAGTGAGGGCGAAAGAGATATCGAGGTTGCTAATCCTCCATACGTCCAACTACCGATTATTAAGTCTGTTATCGAGGATATGCAGGGATATGGTGCCTGCGATTGTACGAGTATCAGTGCAACACCAACCAACTGGGTGATGGATCGTATCCTTGGAAAGATATAAGTAAAAGCCTATATGGCGTATGTATTCAATTAATTATTCACATGAAGCTAACTTTCAACGACTCCCTGTTTCTATGTATTCTTCTATTGTTGATAGGAGGAACAAAGGCGCATGCGTTATCTACTACGACCACATCTGATAATAGAGTAGTGATAAAAGACAGTAAGGACAGCATTTTTGTAAAGCAGCTGATAGACTCTGTTCGTTGGATGCGTGCAGGTGAGCCTGCACGTTTGTTTAAGCAAAAGATAGGCAGAAGCGGTAGCTTCTTTGACCATTTCAATGCGATAGACACTTCTTACATTGAGCCTCAGAAGTATAACTTTGCTTTTATGTTGCAAAATACAAATACATACGAGGTTTATCGTTTGAGTAGTTCTAATGAACAAAGTATCACCTTTGCACCTGAAGCAACGGTGCGAATAGGCCCTTATTTCGGTTGGCGTTGGATATTCTTGGGTTACACACTTTATATAAAGCACTTAGACTTCTGGAACAAGAACAATAATTCTCGACAAGAGTATGATTTAAGTCTGTATAGCTCAATGCTGGGACTCGATATTTATTATCGTAAGACAGGTAATGATTATAAAATCAGACAGTTGTATCTTGGGAAGGATATTAATACGGATGCAATTCGTGGTACTGACTTTGGTGGATTGACTTCAACCATTAAGGGTTTCAATCTTTATTATATCTTCAATCATCGTCGATTCTCTTATCCAGCAGCTTTCAGCCAGAGTACGATACAACGTCGTTCTGCGGGTAGTCCTCTGTTGGGTATAGGATATACACAGCATAGCCTTGATGTCAATTGGGGGGAACTTAATAGAGTCATCTCAAATCGTCTTGGTAGCCAGGTTCCTACTAATCCAATAGACAGTACATTGATGTTTAGTGAGGTTAAGTACACTGATATTTCTATCAGTGGTGGTTATGCTTATAACTGGGTTTTTGCTCGAAATTGGGTCTTGGCAGGTTCACTTTCCTTAGCCTTAGCTCATAAACGTAGTAAGGGAGATGTTACGCATAGAAGCTTCTCTATCAACGATTTTAAGTTTAATAATATCAATGTTGATGGTATTGGACGCTTTGGTGTGGTGTGGAACAATAGTAAATGGTATGTTGGTACGAGTACAATTCTTCATGCCTATAATTATCGTCGCAGTAACTTCTCAACTAATAACTTCTTTGGAAGTGTAAACCTCTATGCAGGTTTTAACTTTGGAAGAAAGAAGGAGAATTAGAATACATATTGTTAGCTTATCAGTACGCTAATAATATGTCTTTTTTCGAATTAAGACTTATTAATATGACACTAAAATATTCACTTATATTCTTAGCTCTCTTTGCTTTCTCAGCTTGTGGAGCAAAGACTGAACGGAAAGCAAAGACACAGCCGGTTGCTGATACTATTGTGATATCAGAGCAGATCTCAAGTGCTGTTTCTGAAGTATCTGCAGCCGAACAGAATGACACACTACCTACCTATATCGACAGTTATACAAAGGCTGATAGTGCTTTGGTTTGTCAGTTGTTACAAGAGTTCGTGCCACAGCGACAGCAACTTACGAATGATCAGCTTATTATAAAGATTGCACGAAAGTTTATTGGAGTGCCATATATTGCTCATACCTTGGATATAAACGAGGATGAGAAATTGGTTATTAATCTTCATGGATTAGATTGTACGACATACGTTGAGGCTGTTACAGCTCTTGCGCTATGTACAAAGAAGGGCGAAACACGTTTCTCTGATTATGTTCGTCAGTTAGAACAAATACGCTATCGTGACGGTAAGATGAGTTATATAAATCGTCTACACTATTTTCACTGGTGGTTGGAAGATAATGAACGAATGGGCTTTGTCAGAGAGATAGATACGCCTAATCCTCCTTTCACAGCTGTTCAGACCTTGAAAATCAACTATATGAGTCTGAATGCAAGACTATATGATATGTTGAAGAACAATCCTGAGCGTGTGGCTGAACTTAAGAAGTTGGAGGATGCTACCAATGGAACAAAGCTACGCTATATCCCTAAGAACTTGCTTAACAATAGTAAACTACTTCGGGAGGTGATCCATGATGGTGACATTCTTGCGATTGTTACGAGTAAGCGAGAGTTGGATACAACACATCTTGGTTTTGCAATATGGCACAAGGATGGACTCCATCTCATGAATGCCTCTAATCTTAGGAAGAACGGTAATAAGGTTGTTGACCCAGTAGAGACGCTCTATAATTATATGATGGCTCGTCCAGCTAATCTTGGAATACGTGTTGTGCGTATTCAATAACCTTGCGGATAGCATAAAAAACAATCTCTCCTTCAAGTTTGTCATTTGTTTTAATGCGACAAGCGATGGCACTAAAGAGCTTGTTTTATCCTCTTTTATACTTGTGCGGACGCTTCGCACGGGTGGTGCGGAGGCTTAGCACGAGTGGTGCGGAGGCTTAGCACCATTGTAAGATGTCATTAGGAAAAAGATAACTTATTGTTAGACGATGGATAGTACATGAGAGAATCGTCCCTTTAAGTTTATCAAACATCTATAAATAAAAAAGCTCTGGCAGAGATTTTAATAGTCCTGCCAGAGCATTTTCTTACTTTTTCATCTTAGCCTTGCGGGCATACTCAAAGAGTGCTGCAGGTAGATGGCAATAGCCAGTTGGGTTTTTGTCAAGATAATCTTGATGATATTCTTCTGCTGTATAGAAGTTCTTGAGCGGTTTCACCTCAACGGCAATCTTTCCGTTGATGTGTTTCTGCTCCTCTTCAAACACCTTTTTGATCGTTGGGAGGTCGGCTGGGTCGGTGTAGTAAACGCCTGTGCGATATTGACTACCACGGTCGTTTCCTTGCTTGTTTACACTTGTTGGGTCGATAGACTTAAAGTATAAGCCTAACAAGAACTCCAAACTGATAACCTTAGGGTCGTAGGTGATGTGTACAGCCTCGGCAAACTGTGTCTTATCTGTACATACTTCTTCATACGTTGGGTTCTTTATAATACCGTTGGCATAGCCCACTTCGGTAGCCGTAACGCCTTCTATCTGTTTGAGGTAATGTTCTGTTCCCCAGAAACAACCACCTGCTACATAAATTTCTTTCATTGGTCTAACTAATTTTATATAGGCTCCGTAGCCTTTCGCTTTCATCTCTTCAAGTGGGATGAAACGTAACGAAGCACTGTTGATACAATATCTTTTGCCCCCAGTCGCTGCTGGTCCGTCATCAAAGACGTGTCCTAAATGTGCTTTACCAGTCTTGCTTCGCACTTCCGTACGCAACATTCCGTGCGATGTATCAGTGTGGTTTGTAACGACTTTTTTGTCGATTGGCTTTGAAAAGGCAGGCCAACCGCAGCCTGAATCAAACTTATCAGTAGACGAGAAAAGCGGTTCGCCCGTTGTGATATCTACATAGATTCCCTCTCTGAACTCATGGTCATACTCGTTGGTGAAAGGTCGTTCGGTGGCAGCCTGCTGTGTTACAGCATACTGTTCGGGAGTAAGCACCTTTCGTAATGTGGCATCGTCTGGACGTGTAAATTTTGTCTTAGGAGCGATGATAGAATCTGTTTGTGTCATAGCTGTCTTTGTTTTGCTTGTGCAAGATGCTGTTCCCGTTATTAATAAGCCACAAGTTGCGGCTTCAACAAAGGTCGGAAGAATTAGCGTGCACAATATGGATAAAATGTTACGCATAGTTTGTAGTGTTTATAAATGTGATTAATAAAAAGTCAAGAGATAACAAAGGGTGTATCAAAATCCGATTTACTGGATTCTGAAACACCCTTCTTTATATTCTTTTTGTTTACTGCTTCTGCAAGAAACGGTCAACTTCAATAGCTGCCATTGCACCTGTACCAGCTGCTACGACACCCTGACGATAGGTTGGGTCTGCCACGTCACCCGCAGCAAAAACACCCTCAATATTGGTTGCTGTAGACTTTGGCTTTGTGATGATGAAGCCGTGATCGTCCATCTCTAACTGACCTTTGAAGAGGTCGGTGTTAGGAGTGTGACCAATAGCCAAGAAGAAACCATCGATGTTGATATCGAATTTCTCCTCGTTCTCCTCACCCTTGAAGCGTACCAAATGTGCTCCCTCTACACCATCTTCACCAAAGAGACCGAGTGTATTGGTGTTATAAAGAATCTCAATATTCTCCTTCTCGGTCACACGCTTACGCATAATCTCTGCCGCACGCAACTGAGGTTTACGTACAATCATATAAACCTTCTTTGCCAAACCAGAGAGATACATAGCCTCCTCGCAAGCAGTGTCACCACCACCAACAACGGCTACGGTGCGCTTACGATAGAAGAAACCGTCGCAAGTAGCACATGCACTCACACCCTGACCACGGTATTTCTCCTCATCAGGCAAGCCCAAGTACTTTGCACTTGCACCTGTTGCGATGATTACTGTTTCAGCTTCAATCTGGTTGCCACGCTCATCTTCGAGGTGGAAAGGACGACTACTGAGGTCTGCCTTTACGATAGAACCATCACGAAGATCGGCACCATAGAGCTTAGCCTGCTCACGCATCTCTGACATCAGTTGGTTTGCATCAATTCCTTCGTGGAAGCCTGGGAAGTTTTCTACAATGGTTGTGGTAGTCAACTGACCACCAGGTTGTAGACCAGAATAGAGTACTGGCTGGAGATTAGCACGTCCAGCATAAATCGCAGCAGTGTAACCTGCAGGGCCGCTACCAATTATAAGGGTTTTTACTTTTTCCATATCAATATATTGTATGTTGCCCCTTGAATAGGACTTAACTCCTAAGTGGGGGCTTGATTAATATTTTTATACTTATTACAGAACAAACATTGTGCCAAAGAGTCGTGCTCGTTATTATTCCATTGGGAATAAGCCAAAGAGTCGGTCATCAATCATATCTGTGACACGTTTGAAGTCTTGTGGGTTGTCTTGGAAGTCTGTTGTGTCACCATCGACAATCATCAGATGTCCTTTGTAGGTCTTAATCCATTCCTCATAACGCTCGTTGAGGCCACGAAGATAGTCTATACGCATTGTCTGTTCGTAGTCACGGCCACGCTGTTGGATGTGATCGATGAGTCGAGGGATAGAACAACGGATGTAAATCATCAAGTCTGGCAGCTTTACCAATGAGAGCATCAAGTCGAAGAGGTCGGTGTAATTATTAAAATCACGCTCTGACATTAATCCCATATCATAGAGGTTCGGTGCAAAGATACGTGCATCCTCGAAGATAGTACGGTCTTGGATAATCGTGTCCTTTGATTGTGAAATCTCTACAACATCGCGAAAACGCTTGTTGAGGAAGTAAATCTGCAGATTGAACGACCAACGAGTCATGTCAGCATAGTAGTCTTCCAAATACGGGTTGTTGTCAACTGGCTCGAAATGAGCTTTCCATCCGTAACGTTTCGCGAGCATCTTGGTGAGTGTAGTCTTACCAGCTCCAATATTTCCAGCGATTGCTATATGCATAATATGTGTGTATCTAATTGCCCACCTCACGCCCACCTCTTATCGTAGGTGTGGTTAGCGTCGGTGCTGAGGGCATGTGATTTCTTGTTAGTTTGTTTATGTTAATTCCCTTTCAGTACTTTAAGTGCCTGCTTTTTGAGCAAGGAAGGGATTCCTTTGTGAGTATCTTAGAACAATCCGAAGAGCTCTCTGTCAATCTTGTCAGTAATGAAACCAAAGTCTTTCGGGCGATGTTGATAATCGAGGTTGTCGACATCAATCGTCAGAACACGCCCTTTATACTTCTCTTTGATAAACTCTTCATAGCGTTTGTTGAGGTTCTCAAGATAATCCAAAGGCATCTTTTGCTCATACTCTCGTCCACGTTTCTCAATGTTAGAAACAAGGTGACTGACTGAAGCACGAAGATAAATCATTAGGTCGGGGAAGCGAACAGCATCCGTCATGTCTTCGAATAACTCCATATAGGTTTCATAGTCGCGGTCGTCAAGATTACCCATAGCATAGT of the Prevotella melaninogenica genome contains:
- the yihA gene encoding ribosome biogenesis GTP-binding protein YihA/YsxC; its protein translation is MIIKNSEFTISSPSLSKCPEDTKAEYAFIGRSNVGKSSLINMLCNHKGLAKTSSKPGKTLLINHFIINNEWYLVDLPGYGYAKSSKTVRNKLEQMIAQYILQRKQLVNVFVLIDIRHEQQKIDREFVDWLGESNVPFSIIFTKADKLSPAKAKSNALLWMKKLQDRWEVLPPYFITSAENKTGRDEVLEYIDEINKTLE
- a CDS encoding Gfo/Idh/MocA family protein, producing the protein MKQINWGFIGCGEVTEKKSGPAFNEVMGSHVVAVFSRSELKARSYAERQGIRKWYTDAQALVDDPDVNAIYIATPPSAHATFAIMAMRAGKPCYIEKPLAASYEDCVRINRVSEQTGVPCFVAYYRRYLPYFKKVKEIVDSGEIGKILTVQVRFAVPPRDLDYEQNVQLPWRLQSHISGGGYFYDLAPHQLDLLQNLFGVIVKAHGYTANRAGLYNLEDTVNAVFRFENGLTGSGAWCFAAHESAREDRIEIYGSKGRLSFSVYTYAPIHLCTSEGERDIEVANPPYVQLPIIKSVIEDMQGYGACDCTSISATPTNWVMDRILGKI
- a CDS encoding DKNYY domain-containing protein; this encodes MEKKNFYRQLRLSCVVLLAAFALNVSAQSSRQVRPYSFNKKGVFYGRQPVMGIDIRTFVDLGYGYAKDRYNVYFEGQILPFVDPMTFRLKVPGSVYQGGYPGDYSDDYPVNPRDEYDPYYNEGYVVTSNAVLYNGRKISDRASSFKDLGWGYGKDTFEVYYMGRKINDARSSSFKVLKDGYAEDAFDTYYRGKVVK
- a CDS encoding TonB family protein, with the translated sequence MIMYLLKLNIALILLFSFYKLMFTGDTFFSWRRATLIGMYFVAMMLPVMDFSAWLSNSEGMTSIANEYATVVLPTVSTSSKGGGVLQWELVVLIVYGVVTFVLLLRFLWQLFSIILLKNNSQTAYIHGTEVYLLTDDEGPFSFFNWIFINPERHKSDEIEEIMMHELTHCQQLHSIDIIFAELFCVVFWFNPFVWLLKREVRLNLEYLADNSVLANGKDNKEYQYHLLGLTYRKNVATITNNFNVLPIKKRIKMMNKKETKGILKAKYMLYIPLVAMLLAVSNIETIARNVAKVTASVEIQQKPKKAPNQVYTVAEVMPTFKGNLNKWLSENLRYPKDAVSRKEQGRVMVRFIVTDKGEVIQPEIVRSVSPSLDKEALRVVSKMPAWTPGRNGNKNVATKYMLPIIFSLGSK
- a CDS encoding DUF4421 domain-containing protein, which codes for MKLTFNDSLFLCILLLLIGGTKAHALSTTTTSDNRVVIKDSKDSIFVKQLIDSVRWMRAGEPARLFKQKIGRSGSFFDHFNAIDTSYIEPQKYNFAFMLQNTNTYEVYRLSSSNEQSITFAPEATVRIGPYFGWRWIFLGYTLYIKHLDFWNKNNNSRQEYDLSLYSSMLGLDIYYRKTGNDYKIRQLYLGKDINTDAIRGTDFGGLTSTIKGFNLYYIFNHRRFSYPAAFSQSTIQRRSAGSPLLGIGYTQHSLDVNWGELNRVISNRLGSQVPTNPIDSTLMFSEVKYTDISISGGYAYNWVFARNWVLAGSLSLALAHKRSKGDVTHRSFSINDFKFNNINVDGIGRFGVVWNNSKWYVGTSTILHAYNYRRSNFSTNNFFGSVNLYAGFNFGRKKEN
- a CDS encoding beta-class carbonic anhydrase; translated protein: MIDQILSYNKRFVAVQGYEPFITSGQPDMKLAIVSCMDTRLTKLLPNALGLRNGDAKIIKVAGGTILTPYDSVMRSLLVAIYELGCQEIMIIHHSGCGACDMNADHFLHLMRERGITEEAIKEAGQQVNLNEYLDGFHDTEASVRRTVKAVQQHPLVPKDVAVRGFIIDSRTGELTPVN
- a CDS encoding ABC-F family ATP-binding cassette domain-containing protein, with amino-acid sequence MAQIPYLDVQNLTKSFGAQVLFKDISFSIAEGQHVGLVAQNGTGKSTLLSILTGKEGYDSGSIIYRNNLRVGMLEQSPHFDPEESVLDACFNHEGNPERLLKAKQILTMLKLYDLDQPMGQLSGGQQKRVALANVLILEPDFLILDEPTNHLDLEMIEWLEGYLSRGNKTIFMVTHDRYFLDNVCNTILELDNNTIYTYRGNYSYYLEKRQERIDNTRAEIARANNLYRTELEWMRRMPQARGHKARYREEAFYELEAKAKQRIEERQVRLKSSSVYIGSKIFECQYVSKRFDDKIILNDFYYNFSRFEKMGIVGNNGTGKSTFVKMLLGEVAPDSGKFDIGETVRFGYFSQEGLKFRDDQKVIDIITDIADYIDLGGGKHMTASQFLNYFLFSPEQQHNYVYKLSGGEKRKLYLCTVLMKNPNFLVLDEPTNDLDIQTLQILEEYLQDFPGCVIVVSHDRYFMDKVVDHLLVFKGEGEIQDFPGNYTQFRDYQKMKSKEEEQQKPTKNSSPTANEQKKDYRNNTKRKMSFKEKREYEQLSDKIAQLEDEKQQLEEELCSGNLSVDELTEKSKRLPILKEELDELELRWLELAELA
- a CDS encoding N-acetylmuramoyl-L-alanine amidase-like domain-containing protein, with protein sequence MTLKYSLIFLALFAFSACGAKTERKAKTQPVADTIVISEQISSAVSEVSAAEQNDTLPTYIDSYTKADSALVCQLLQEFVPQRQQLTNDQLIIKIARKFIGVPYIAHTLDINEDEKLVINLHGLDCTTYVEAVTALALCTKKGETRFSDYVRQLEQIRYRDGKMSYINRLHYFHWWLEDNERMGFVREIDTPNPPFTAVQTLKINYMSLNARLYDMLKNNPERVAELKKLEDATNGTKLRYIPKNLLNNSKLLREVIHDGDILAIVTSKRELDTTHLGFAIWHKDGLHLMNASNLRKNGNKVVDPVETLYNYMMARPANLGIRVVRIQ